The Phocoena sinus isolate mPhoSin1 chromosome 12, mPhoSin1.pri, whole genome shotgun sequence genome includes a window with the following:
- the SLC17A5 gene encoding sialin isoform X3: MVDSNTTAADNRTANECAEHSTPIKVLHNQTGKKYRWDAETQGWILGSFFYGYIITQIPAGYVASRSGGKLLLGFGVLGTSVFTLFTPLAADFGVGAIIALRALEGLGEGVTFPAMHAMWSSWAPPLERSKLLSISYAGAQLGTVVSLPLSGIVCFYMNWTYVFYLFGIVGIIWFILWIWLVSDTPETHKTISPYEKEYILSSLRNQLSSQKSVPWVPMLKSLALWAIVVAHFSYNWTFYTLLTLLPTYMKEVLRFNIQENGFLSAVPYLGCWLCMILSGQAADNLRAKWNFSTLCVRRVFSLIGMIGPAVFLVAAGFIGCDYSLAVAFLTISTTLGGFCSSGFSINHLDIAPSYAGILLGITNTFATIPGMIGPIIARSLTPENTVGEWQTVFCLAAAVNVFGAIFFTLFSKGEVQNWAVRDHGEPRN; this comes from the exons ACGAATGTGCAGAGCATTCCACTCCCATAAAAGTTCTTCACAACCAAACG GGTAAAAAGTACCGATGGGATGCAGAAACTCAAGGATGGATTCTCGggtcttttttttatggctacaTCATCACGCAGATTCCTGCAGGATATGTTGCCAGCAGAAGTGGGGGGAAACTGCTGCTGGGATTTGGGGTCCTTGGCACCTCTGTCTTCACCCTGTTCACACCCCTCGCTGCAGATTTCGGAGTTGGAGCCATCATTGCACTCAGGGCCCTAGAAGGACTAGgagag GGTGTCACATTTCCCGCCATGCATGCCATGTGGTCTTCGTGGGCTCCTCCTCTTGAAAGAAGCAAGCTTCTCAGCATTTCATATGCAG GAGCACAGCTTGGGACAGtagtttctcttcctctttctggtaTAGTTTGCTTCTATATGAATTGGACTTACGTCTTCTACCTCTTTG gtatagttggaatcatttggtttattttatgGATCTGGTTAGTTAGTGATACACCAGAAACTCACAAGACAATCTCCCCCTATGAAAAGGAATACATTCTTTCATCATTAAGAAATCAG ctctCCTCACAGAAGTCAGTGCCATGGGTACCTATGCTGAAATCACTAGCACTTTGGGCTATTGTAGTTGCACATTTTTCTTACAACTGGACTTTTTATACTTTATTGACCTTATTGCCTACTTATATGAAGGAGGTCCTAAGGTTCAATATTCAAGAG AATGGGTTTTTATCTGCAGTCCCTTATTTAGGCTGTTGGTTATGTATGATCCTGTCTGGTCAGGCCGCTGACAATTTAAGGGCAAAATGGAATTTTTCAACTCTATGTGTTCGAAGAGTTTTTAGCCTTATAG GAATGATTGGACCTGCAGTATTCCTGGTAGCCGCTGGATTTATAGGTTGTGATTATTCTTTGGCCGTTGCGTTCCTAACCATATCCACAACACTGGGAGGCTTTTGCTCCTCTGGATTTAGCATCAACCATCTGGACATTGCTCCTTC GTATGCTGGTATCCTCCTGGGCATCACAAATACCTTTGCCACTATACCTGGAATGATTGGGCCCATCATTGCTAGAAGTCTGACCCCTGAG aACACTGTTGGAGAATGGCAAACTGTTTTCTGCCTTGCTGCTGCTGTCAACGTATTTGGTGCCATTTTCTTCACACTGTTCTCCAAAGGTGAAGTACAAAACTGGGCTGTTAGGGATCACGGTGAACCCAGAAACTGA